One stretch of Anaerolineales bacterium DNA includes these proteins:
- a CDS encoding cytochrome C has product MIARIHGSHAGVIYIPLVFLLFGIGVMAACASSSQINLDGQEIFAANCSSCHTIGRGNLVGPDLIGVTDQQSQKWLIDFISNPDQMITSGDTRANQLLQQFNFVVMPNMGLTTDQILAVLDYLKAESGLVMASPVGTSAQVLPAGDPNNGRALFLGDIHLKNGAPFCIGCHNNDDTGILGGGTLGPDLTEAFTKYGDAGLEEILSNLPFPTMRLIFSNHTLTISERADIRAFLKESAGKPVVNKEPWIILISLVGFGASLIAFAFIWRNRLQGVRKELLNNYREKK; this is encoded by the coding sequence ATGATCGCAAGGATACACGGTTCTCACGCTGGGGTAATTTACATCCCTCTGGTCTTCTTATTATTTGGTATTGGGGTGATGGCCGCATGCGCCTCTTCTTCCCAGATCAACCTGGACGGCCAGGAGATATTTGCTGCCAATTGCAGCAGCTGCCATACGATCGGAAGGGGAAACCTGGTTGGCCCAGACTTAATAGGGGTGACTGACCAGCAAAGCCAGAAATGGCTGATCGATTTCATCAGCAATCCCGACCAGATGATCACCTCGGGTGATACGAGAGCCAACCAGCTTTTGCAGCAATTTAATTTCGTCGTTATGCCCAACATGGGGCTCACTACCGACCAGATCCTGGCAGTCCTAGACTACTTGAAAGCCGAATCCGGGCTGGTGATGGCATCACCGGTTGGCACTTCAGCGCAAGTCCTCCCAGCTGGTGACCCGAACAATGGACGGGCTTTATTTTTAGGCGATATCCACCTGAAAAATGGCGCTCCATTTTGCATCGGGTGCCACAATAACGACGATACCGGGATCCTGGGTGGGGGAACGCTTGGCCCTGACCTGACTGAGGCATTCACCAAGTATGGTGATGCTGGATTGGAAGAAATTTTATCCAACCTGCCATTCCCGACCATGCGCCTTATCTTTTCCAACCATACACTTACCATCAGCGAGCGGGCGGATATCCGGGCTTTCTTGAAAGAATCAGCAGGCAAGCCTGTTGTGAATAAAGAACCATGGATCATCCTTATCTCCCTGGTTGGGTTTGGAGCCAGTTTGATCGCTTTTGCATTCATATGGCGTAATCGTCTGCAGGGTGTTCGCAAGGAGCTATTAAATAATTATCGGGAGAAAAAATAG
- a CDS encoding cupin domain-containing protein — protein sequence MTGFVGDIEKLTEKNKYFRQVLYTGKFAQLVVMCLQPGEEIGNEVHHTVDQFFRIEEGEAKFVFSGSEEHVVHEGDAVIVPAGTFHNVINTSSKESLQLYTIYSPPNHPDGTVHKTKAEAEAAEAAHHH from the coding sequence ATGACTGGTTTTGTTGGCGATATCGAAAAACTAACTGAGAAGAACAAATACTTCCGGCAGGTACTCTACACCGGGAAATTCGCCCAGCTGGTAGTCATGTGCCTGCAGCCGGGAGAAGAGATTGGTAACGAAGTGCACCACACGGTTGACCAATTCTTCCGCATTGAGGAAGGCGAGGCCAAGTTCGTCTTCAGCGGCAGCGAGGAACACGTGGTTCACGAGGGGGATGCTGTTATCGTCCCAGCCGGCACATTCCACAATGTAATCAACACCTCATCCAAGGAATCACTGCAGCTGTACACTATCTACTCGCCGCCCAACCATCCCGATGGAACAGTTCACAAGACCAAAGCGGAGGCAGAAGCTGCTGAAGCTGCCCATCATCATTAA
- a CDS encoding ECF transporter S component, which produces MKSRLSSAAIYLTATLSGLLVLLYPFFLPTASQQTGFGTLRMSEMPLMMTFLLALCLVVLLFEAQGQMVNTKLIALLGILVAINSALRFIETAIPGPGGFTPIFFLIILVGYVFGGRVGFLMGALTMLVSALVTGGVGPWLPAQMFTAGWVGMSAILLRPIVRRLTARMTGRPKRAGQLEVYALAGFGLLWGFMYGAVMNLWQWPFIVGPQDQSFTAGLGFLATLRHYLAFYLVTSLVWDTIAALGNLFLLLLLGGPALRSLRRFRQRFEFTYTPDGNPSASLPEERSTR; this is translated from the coding sequence ATGAAGTCGCGTTTATCCAGTGCCGCTATTTACCTGACTGCAACCCTATCTGGGCTGCTGGTGCTGTTGTATCCCTTCTTCTTACCTACGGCATCGCAACAGACCGGCTTTGGCACGTTGCGGATGAGCGAGATGCCGTTGATGATGACCTTCCTGCTGGCTTTATGCCTGGTGGTGCTCCTGTTCGAAGCCCAGGGTCAGATGGTCAACACCAAGCTCATCGCCTTGTTGGGAATCCTCGTAGCGATCAACTCGGCTCTGCGATTTATCGAGACTGCCATACCAGGGCCAGGAGGCTTCACCCCGATCTTCTTTCTGATCATCCTGGTGGGTTATGTGTTTGGTGGGCGGGTGGGATTCCTGATGGGGGCTCTCACCATGCTGGTTTCAGCGCTCGTGACAGGTGGTGTTGGGCCCTGGCTGCCAGCCCAGATGTTCACCGCCGGGTGGGTAGGGATGAGTGCAATCCTGCTACGGCCTATCGTTAGAAGGCTGACTGCCCGAATGACTGGCAGACCAAAACGAGCTGGCCAGCTGGAAGTATACGCGCTGGCGGGCTTTGGCCTCTTGTGGGGATTCATGTACGGGGCGGTGATGAACCTATGGCAATGGCCATTCATCGTTGGCCCACAGGATCAATCCTTCACGGCAGGCTTGGGTTTCCTGGCCACCCTGCGGCACTACCTGGCTTTTTACCTGGTGACTTCTCTGGTGTGGGACACCATCGCTGCGCTAGGCAACCTGTTCTTATTGTTGCTATTGGGTGGGCCAGCCTTGCGTTCGTTACGTCGCTTCCGCCAACGCTTTGAATTCACCTATACTCCGGATGGAAATCCATCTGCTAGTTTACCGGAAGAGAGATCCACTCGATGA